AACACGCACTCGACGGCCGCCCGCCGCTCGGGCCCGAGCTCGGCCAGGTTGCCCAGGCTGGCCTCGGACGTGTAGCGCAGGAAGGCCCGGACACGGGCCCCCTGGTCGAGCAGCCACTCCACCAGGTGGCTGCCCACGAAGCCGCCGGCCCCGGTGACCATGGTCGTCACCCCGGCCAGGCTCAACGGTCCTTCTCCTGGGGGCGCCCCCGCCAGTCGGCCAGCGTGTCCCGCACCGAAACCGTCAGCGGCACCTCGGGCTCCCACCCCGTCAGTTGGTGGAGGCGGGCGTAGCTTCCCACCTGCTCGGCCACCTCGGAGGGCCGCAGGCGGGTGGGGTCGGTCCGGAAATCCAGGGGCGCGCCGGCCTCCCCGGCCAGTAGTTCGCAGCACTCGGCCACCGACGTGGAGCGGCCCGAGGCCACGTTCACGACGCCTGGCTTCCCCTGGGCCACCGCTAGCAGGGCCAGCGCCCGGGCCGCGTCCCGCACGTCGACGAGGTCACGGCGGGCGGATCTGTCGCCCACCGGGACGTGGTCGGCCCGGCCCCGCTCGAACTCCACGACCCCGGCCGCCAGCTGGGCCAGCACCGCGCCGCCTCGCTGGCCCGGCCCCACGAGGTTGAACAGCCGGGCGATGACGACCTCGGGCCCACCGGCCATCTCGTGGCCCCGGGCCACCATCTCCTGGGCCAGCTTGCTGGCCCCGTAGGCGCTGGCCGGCGCGGGCGGGACCTCTTCGTCGACGGGGAGCACGCGCGTCGCACCGTAGACCGCGCTGGACCCGGCGACCACCACCCGGGCCACGCCCGCCTCGCCGGCCGCTTCCACCAGGCGCTCGGTGGCCAGCACGTTGAGCTCGAACAGCTCGGCCGCCCCGGCCGGCCCCCCGGGCGAGCCGGCGGCGTGGACCACCACCGCGGGCCGGGCCTCGGCGAGGGCAGACCGCAGGGCTCCGGGGTCGAGCAGCGAACCCGTGAGCAGGCGGCCTCCTGCGAAGGCGGCGGGGTCAAGAACCGGGGAACGGCACAGCCCGAACGTCTCGTGCCCGGCGGCGGCCACGGCCACAGCCACGTGGCGGCCTAGGAACCCCGATACCCCCGTGACGAGGACACGAGCCGGGCCGTGGACGTGAGCCTTCGTGGCGACCGACGCTACCAGCCGACCTGCCCCTGGCGACCACCGGCGGGGGCGCCCACAATGGCGGGGTGCGGCTCCTGGTCGTCGGCTTGCCCGGCAGCGTTCACCTCGCGCGTGCCCTGGCTCCCCTGCGCGGCCTCGACTGGGACGTCCATGTCTTCCCGTCCACCCCCGCGCCGATCACTCCGTTCCTGGAGGACGTGACCTTCTACGACACGTCACCCGGCCAGGGCGCGGGCGCCCATCCCAGCGTGCGGGTGGATCGCCGGTGGGACGAGAGCGACCTCGGCGCCGACTACCCCCGGGTGCGGACGCTGCGGTGGCGGCGCCGGGCCGCGGGGTGGTTGGCCGGGGTGGTGGCGTCGGCCCGCCCCGACCTGGTCCACGCCCACGAGCTCCAGCACGGCGGCTACCTCACCTTCGACGCCCGTGCCCGGCTGGGCCGCCCGGGTGGGTTCCCGCCGTGGATCGTCAGCTCGTGGGGGGCCGACCTCCACTGGTTCGGGCGCGACCCCCGTCACCGTCACCGCCTGGAGGCCCTGATGGCGGCCTGCGACTTCCTCTGGGCCGAGTGTGACCGCGACGCCACCATCGCGCAGCGCTTCGGTTTCCGGGGGCGGCTTCTCCCGGTCCTGCCCATCGCCGGCGGGTTCGACCTCGACGAGATCGCCCGGTTGGCCGTGCCCGGGCCAGCGTCACGCCGGC
This window of the Actinomycetota bacterium genome carries:
- a CDS encoding NAD-dependent epimerase/dehydratase family protein, with product MVASVATKAHVHGPARVLVTGVSGFLGRHVAVAVAAAGHETFGLCRSPVLDPAAFAGGRLLTGSLLDPGALRSALAEARPAVVVHAAGSPGGPAGAAELFELNVLATERLVEAAGEAGVARVVVAGSSAVYGATRVLPVDEEVPPAPASAYGASKLAQEMVARGHEMAGGPEVVIARLFNLVGPGQRGGAVLAQLAAGVVEFERGRADHVPVGDRSARRDLVDVRDAARALALLAVAQGKPGVVNVASGRSTSVAECCELLAGEAGAPLDFRTDPTRLRPSEVAEQVGSYARLHQLTGWEPEVPLTVSVRDTLADWRGRPQEKDR
- a CDS encoding glycosyltransferase, producing MRLLVVGLPGSVHLARALAPLRGLDWDVHVFPSTPAPITPFLEDVTFYDTSPGQGAGAHPSVRVDRRWDESDLGADYPRVRTLRWRRRAAGWLAGVVASARPDLVHAHELQHGGYLTFDARARLGRPGGFPPWIVSSWGADLHWFGRDPRHRHRLEALMAACDFLWAECDRDATIAQRFGFRGRLLPVLPIAGGFDLDEIARLAVPGPASRRRTIAVKGREGWIYQGLNAMAALDRCQDLLGGYRLALYLPSPPVVEAARRLSKVSGVRVDLVERVSHEDLLGMHGRARVSISLAASDGICTSFLEAMAMGAFPVQSSSACADAWGRHGEQALFVPGDDPDAVAAAIRRALTDDALVDRAQELNRRAVTSGLDRRCIARAVVETYRRVAAEVLV